In Microbulbifer agarilyticus, the DNA window TCCAGACTCTCTGCCATACGATACCGAGAATCGTGAGTGGGTGAGTGACGAGGGTATGGATTTCAACCGCATTGTTAATATTGAATACAACGATGACGGAACCATCGTTGGCGGCGTTGAAGGGTTTAACGAAGCCATGGCGCGGTTCGAGGGCGGGGAATTCGAGACTCCAAATGGCGAAGGTACTTTCCAGACCAATACGCAAAGCCATTGGTACTTCAACCAAAATGGCGGTATGGAGCGTTGGCTGGATAGAAGCACAACGATTTACCGCTCTAATACCGATGCGAATCTGAATTCGCAACAGAACTATATCCGTGCAGCTGAAGTCTCTGATAAAGGCTTGTTCGATGTACTTTTGCCGAGCCTGAACTTGAGTTATCAAATTAATGATGAGCTGATTGGTCGTTTTGCGGCGTCCAAGACCATGACCCGTCCAAGATTTGACAGTTTGAGCCCCAGCCTGCAGGTCAATGAGAACAACTGGAACGAGCACGCCACCGGAACAGCGGGCAATACCCAGTTACAGAACCTTGAGTCGATCAACCTGGACCTGTCACTCGAGTGGTACTTTGGTGAGGGCAATAACGTGTCTGCCACTGTTTTCCATAAGGATATGAAAAACATTGAGGCAACGGTCGAAACGCCCTATTTCATTAAAGACGCCCGTGGTGATTACGAACTCGCAGACGCGAATATCCTAATCAATCCGGTTGGTGTTCCTGGAGAAGGTGCTGCTGGCGGGGAAACCTGTTTGCCCCGACGTTATGTGGCTGGCTGGCAAACCCAGCAGATGCAAATTGAGTGTCGCTCTGCTCGAATCCAGCAGGTCCAGAACGGTGCTGGCGCTTCCATTACTGGTCTGGAGTTGGGCTACACGCAGATGTACGACTTCCTTCCGGGGATCTGGTCCAACCTGGGGGTTCAGGCGAACTATACCTTCCAGGATGCTCTACAGGACGAAATAGTTATCCAGACCACTGGACGCGTCATTACGCCTAAATCCCTTGAGGATACGCCGCGCCACTCCGGTAACCTTACGGTTTTCTGGGAAGACGATCGTCTTAGCCTGCGGCTTGCCAATAGCTATGTTGGCGTTCAGGCCGTGGATCACGGGCAAACCGGTACCTCCATCTGGCAGGAAGGTTACAACCGCCTCGACTTCAGTTCTAGCTACTACGTCAACGATAATTTCACCGTAACCTTCCAGGCGACAAACTTGGGTGATGAAGGTCGCCGAACTTTCGTTACTGCCCGTGACATGCTTCTGGCAGATGGAACCTATTGGGACGAGGGTGATGCCGTTACCGGAAACGTAAACACGAGTCGTACGATTAACGAGTGGCACTTCGGTCGAGTATTCCGCTTAGGCGCGCGAATGAACTTCTAATTAATACAAATAATAAATGTAATGCTGATTTCACCACTTTCTCTGTGTGACATAGAGAAAGTTGGTGGAATGGAGAGAAAATATGAAACCTAGAATTCTGAAAAGTGTAGCCCTTATTGCTCCGGTTGTTGCTCTAATGGCAGGCTGTAAAGTCGATAAAGGGCAGGACTTTATTGATAATGGCGATCAACCCATCGTATTCAGTGAAGATGCACTGAATATCGTTGTAGATGAAGATCAGGGCTTGATTAACATTGATCTTCTTCAAGGGGGAACGGTTGGCGGTGACCCGCTTTCTTCCCTGAGTGGCGTTGGTGTGAGCCAGGTAAGCTTCGCGCAGGACACCATCATCTGGGATCCGAATGCCGAGAACAATGAGCAGCCCATGTACGGTCTTCCAGTGCCCACTATTGTGGAAGATGGCAAGCAAGTAACGCCGTTTTTCCTCGACGGTAATCAAATGATCGTAGATCTGGACGGATTCGATGAAAGGCTGATTTCATGTTCAGAGTTTACGGCGGGTGAAAGCGCTAACCCCTGGCCGCGTCCCGTCCACACTTACACGATTACCTACAATGTTATCAATGGCGGTGATCCGGTAACCAGAACCCTGAATCTTACAATTAATGGTGTGAAAGCCCAGATTGAAGAGATTGATGTGCAGAATCTGTCTGTTCGATTGGGTGAATCGGTTAATGCCTCTGCCAGCTTTTCGCCTCAAACCGTATGTGACCAGGAATTGCGTTATGAGGTTAACGACGAATCTGTAGCAACTGTGGACGAGGCCGGCACCGTTACAGGCGTAAGCGTAGGTGAGGCCGAGCTTACGGTCTGGAATCCGGACAGCAATGTTTCTTCCACCGTTACGGTAGCTGTGGATTCCAACTTCCGAATTGGTGTCACCAATGCAGAAGGCCCCCGTGATGCCTTGGTGAAAGAGATTGCTGCTTGTACCTATGGTGGTTTGCATGTGGAGTCTGAACCGACGCTTGGCGAGATGTTGAGTGGTGTCTATCAATATAGCTGGAGCACTGAAGAGGAGAGTCTTCTCACTCTGCTTGATTTGGTTCCGGATGCCGACTCTGAAAATGGCGAGTGGGCGATCCTTCAGGTTGGCGATGGTGATAAGAGCCCGGCTAGCAATGTCGCTCAGGATGCTGAGGCTGTTAGTGTTGCCTATGAATCCGGTGAAACCACTGCAGCAAAAGAAGACATCGATTCACTGTCTGTTGCGGTAAGTGTTGTGCCGAACAAGGCCTGCCTCAAAGCCAATAATGCCGGTAATGCCTCCAACTGGGATCATACCTTTGAGCACAGTTTCCCAGGTAATGGATACAACAAATATATAACGGGGGCTTTCGATCAGGCTGTGGGGGATCCCATTTTTGGTAGTTCCCTGCGTGTGACAGCAGAGGAAGACAATACCATCGCCGGTGTTGTTAAGACCAACTGGACCAATGGCGATGCTGCCTTCGATATGTGGGGCTCCTACTATGGCGTGGGTACCCGCGGTCATGGCGTTGAGTTCGGCGTTTCCATGTGGGTTAAGCTTGCGCAGCCGCGCGAAGGCGTGAAGGTGCACTTTAATCTGGCGCCCTGGCATGACAGTCGTAACTCTCTAGATAACAAGGCTGCAGGTAGCTTCCCCAACGCTGCGAAAACTGGGTCTGACTTTGCTGCGGAGCTGGCGCCAACTACCGCTTGGCAGCTTGTGAACCTGGTGAACCGTAATCATACAGAAGATGAAGCTGACGATTCTGCTACCTATACAATCCCTACTACTTGGGCGATTGATGGAACCGCGAATACGACGGTTATGCCCTTCGTTTATGCAACTGGGTTAACTGCAGGCGATCAAATTTTGTTTGATGACATTGCGGTTATCGAGAAATAACTGGGTGACGGGTTAGTACCCTGTACTAAGAATGGCCGCCGTACACTATGTGCGGTGGCTATTTTTTGAATTCTTGAATAGGGGGATATTTCAATGAAACGTTTTATATTCTCATTTCTCGTGTGGGTCTCGGCTACTTCCTGTGGTGCACTAGCGGAGTCAGGCGATTTCATTAACCGTATCGATGTTCCGAATTTTGTGGGTGGGAACGAACCGCTGCGGGTGGATGTTGATCTGAAGGTTGCCAAAACCAGGGATGTATATTTTGTTTTGCAGTACTTTGACACCTGGAAAAAAATTAAGGAAAAAACGGCAAGGGTGACGAGTAGCGGCAAGTACCACGTCAATTTCGAAACCGATGATATTGATCCCGGTAAATATCGCGTTGTTGTTTACGTTACCCCTCGTGATCAAAACTGGAATCACCGAGTGGGAAATGAAGTCAATGCGAATTTTTCTGTTTTGACTGAAAGCGCGTGGAATGAACATCTTTCTACGGAAGAGATTTCTGAGGTTCGCTGGCCCCGTCGAGTTAGCACTGAGAAAGAAGTGCTTGGTGTCAGATATCGAATAAACACGCCAAAAGTTTTAAGCCTTGATTTGGTGAATGGGAACGGTGATCTGGTCTCCAATATCCGGTACCCGGTGGCTGAATCGGGAGATTTTGCTTTGCCAATTGATGACCTTTTCGGCAAAGTTGGACCGGGCAGATTTACTTGGAAAGTTCTGCTGCTAGCAGAGGATGGAGAGAGCGCGGTTGGCGATGAGGTTGTTTACCATTTTACCGTGTATGGCGGGTAACACCGTTACCTCGAGTAAGGGTGCGTTAGTAAGTTGTGCCAAGTAGGTAGTTTCCGTTGAAAATTGAATCCGTTGAAACGTTATTGGGTGCCGTCGGTACTCGCAATCAGTTGCTGGTAAAAGTGGTTACCGAGTGTGGTCTGGTGGGCTGGGGTGAATCCGGGTTATCCAACCGGGAACATGCGGTCATAGGGGCCGTGGCGCACTTCGCTGAGTTCTTGCGCGGCCGCGATCCTCGTCAGATTGGTAGTATTTGGCAGGAGATTTATCGCAGCCAATATTTTGAAGGGGGCAGGGTACTGACTGCGGCCATGTCCGCAATCGATATCGCCCTGCACGACATCCTCGGCAAAGCATTGCAGGTGCCGGTGTATCAATTGCTGGGCGGCAAACAGCGAGACAATATTCCCTGCTTTGCCTGTTGTTATACCGAAGCGGATCCAGATCGTCTGGACGAACTGGTCAATGAAGTCACCGCACTGATCAATCTCGGTTGGACCACCATTCGTGTGATTCCCGCCGGTTTCGATGACCCGAAACTCTTCGATCCGCGGGACTCCATTGCGCGTACCGCGCGCTGTCTTAACGAGTTACGCAAAATTATTGGCCCTGATATCACCCTGGGTATCGATTATCACCATCGCCTGAGCGTGGCCGAGGCCGCCTCTTTCTGTCAGCGCATGGCCCCGGGTACGTTAGATTTTCTCGAAGAACCGATCCGCAATGAATCGCCGGATGCCTACGCCACACTGCGCACAATGACCACCGTGCCTTTCGCCATCGGCGAGGAGTTCAGCTCCAAATGGGCGGCAATGCCTTTTGTAGAAAAAGGCCTCACCCAATATCTGCGGGTGGACGTGTGTAATATCGGTGGATTTAGCGAGGCTATGAAAGCCGCGGCTATGGCCGAAGCACACTACATCGATGTAATGCCGCACAACCCGCTGGGTCCGGTGTGCACAGCTGCGTCCAATCACTTTGCCGCAGCGCTGCCCAATTTTGCCCTGATGGAGACCCATCAAGGGCCTTTCTGCACCTTCGGCTTCCACGACCCGATGCTTTTCCCGGTGCAGCACAAACTTGATGGCACCGCATTCGTATTACCGGATACCCCCGGACTGGGAGTAGAGGTGAATGAAGAGGCTTTCCGTCAATCGCCTCCAGTCGCTGCAGAGGCGCCACACTTGCGCAGGGTCGATGGTTCGGTGACTAACTGGTAATTAAGATGAGCACCATGTCTGAAACTCCTTTTATTGATGTCGCCGCGGAAGTTTTCGATCCTCGCCCTTGCCAATTGGGTGAGGGCCCGCTGTGGCATCCGCAGCGCCAGACGCTTTACTGGGTGGACCTGCTCAATTGTCGCCTTATGGCTAAAACCCAAGACGGTGTCGAGCAGGCCTGGGACCTGGGGGAAATGCCCTCCGCGATAGGCTGGATTGATACCGAGCAATTGCTAGTAGCCTGCGAAAGTGGGCTCAACCTGTTCAATGTGGAGTCTGCTGAGAAGACCCTGTTGTGCGCGCTGGAGCCGGAACTCCCAGGCAACCGCAGCAACGATGGCCGTGCGGATCCCTGGGGTGGATTTTGGATTGGTACCATGGGCAAAAACGGCGAAGAGGGCGTTGGCAATCTCTATCGCTGGTATCGCGGCGAGTTGCGCAAGCTCGATAGTGGATTGACGGTACTCAATGGTCTCTGTTTTGATCGCGAGCGCCGCCTGGCTTATTACGCGGACTCCGCGGCCAGTATCGTTTACAGCGTATCGCTGGATGCGCAAACGGGCTGGCCGGATTCTTCCCGCGGAGTTCATCTGGACCTGACCGCCGACAGCTTGATCCCCGATGGCGCGGTGACGGATGTTGCAGGAAATATGTGGACCTCGCTGTGGGACGGGGAGCGTACCCAATGTTACAGCCCGGAAGGTGTCGAGCTGGGTGCCTTAAAGGCACCGGTGATTCGCACCACCTGCCCGGCTTTTGGCGGGCGGGATTTTACGGATCTGTACGTGACGACGGCAGCGGTAGGCCTTGAGGATGGGCCCGAGGCCCCGATAGCCAATGGTGTGACCCTTGTATATCGCAATGCCGTGAAGGGGCAGCCCGAGCCTGCGGTAATTCTGTAAAGGTTTTCTGACGGATGCGGGCTTTAATTCGTTGCCGCCACAAACATCATATGTTTAAATAGGTCTTATAGGTCGCAGGGCTCCTGTCGGCGATCAGCGATGAAGAATTCAACAAGGTGCCAACAATGAATAACAATAGTGCCGCCAGTAATGTCACCAAGTATGCCCTGATTGCCGCCTTTGGCGGTTTTGTGTTTGGTCTGGATGCTGCAAATATTTCCGGGGCTGTGCGTTTTGTCAGCTCCCAGTTTGAGTTGAGCAGTATGCAGGTAGGCACCCTGGTGGGTTGCGCTATTGTCGGTGTGATTATTGCGCTGTTTTTCACTGGTACTCTGTGTGAGCGTTTTGGCCGCAAAAAGGTTCTGCTTGCCATTGCAGGAACTTATTCTCTCTCAACTCTCGTTTCGGCCTTCGCCGTGGACTACAACATGTTGGTCCTCGGTCGTTTTATTGGTGGTGTCGCCTTTGCCTCGATCACGGTTTCGGCCATGTACATCGGTGAAGTGGCTCCGGCGGACAAACGCGGCAAGTTTGTTTCGGTTAATCAGCTATTGATTACCCTGGGTAGTTTGCTCGCGTTTATCGTCAATTATTTCCTCGTAAAGTCCATGGCGGATATTAGCTGGATCCACAATGAAAACGTGTGGCGGCTGATGCTGGGCTTTGAATTGATCCCGAACATTATTTGGATTTCCCTACTGCTGACGATTCCAGAGTCGCCGCGCTGGCTGGTGACCCAGGGGCGCGATCAGGAAGCGCGTGCAGTATTTGCCCGCGTAGCCCCGGAATCTCAAGTCAGCAGTCTTGTGAATGAAGTGCGCGGTAGTATCGACGAAGAGGGCAAAACTAAAACCCTGGACCAGCTCAAAACCCTGTTCAGCAAGCCCATGCGCCTAGTGGTACTGATTGCGGTTTGCTATGCCGTGGTACAGGGTGCGACCGGCATGAACGCGGTGCTCTTTTACGCACCGACCGTGTTTGAGCAGGTGGGCATGAGCGTGGAAGACAGCTTTATGCAGACCATCGTGCTGGGCCTGGTTGCGGTTGTATTCACGCTGGTGGCGATCACCACTGTGGAGAAGCTTGGCCGTCGAGTCCTGACCCTCGCTGGGCTTACGCTGATTGTGGTGGCCCACGCCTCCACCTGGTACGGATTCGAGTCTGCCCGCTATACCCTGGATGAAAGTGCAGTTGCGACCCTTGAAGCGCAGCAGGTCGACACGGCGCCGCTAGCTCCGTACATCGGTAAAACCTACGAAAACGATGTTGCACTGAAAAGCGATATCGCTGCGGCCTACTCGAAAAAGGATGTGCCGCTGGTCAGTGGCCCGATCATCAACTCTACTATTGAGATCAGTGCGGGCTTTGTACTCTTCGGTATCTTCGCTTTCCTGGCCGCATTCAATATGTCCATCGGGCCGGTAATGTGGGTTATTTTTTCGGAGATCTTCTCCAATCGCGTGCGCAGTGTGGCCCTGCCGTTTGCGGCACTGGTGCAGAGTATTTCCAGCTACCTGATTCAGCAGTTCTTTCCGTGGCAGCTGGAGCATCTGGGTGCAGCGAATACCTTCTTGAATTACGGAGTGGTCGCCTTCGTGGGGATGCTGGTAATGCTGATGATTCTGCCGGAGACCAAAAACAAGTCCATCGAGCAGATCGAAAAAGATCTGGTGCGTCCGGATCCGGCCGGCAAAGCGGAGCTGGCGACCTGATTCCCGTAGGAATCGGTTGGGAGATATACCATGACGAAGCGTTTGCAGGATCAGGTCGCTATCGTAACCGGTGCCGCGGATGGTATCGGCAGTGCAATCGCCCGGTTGTTTGCCAGTGAAGGTGCCAAAGTCTGTGTGGCGGATGTAAATGTTGAGCGCGGTCTGGCACTGGTAGAAGAGCTGAAAGAAACAGGTCAGCAAGCCATTTTCGCCGAGACAGATATCGCCGATGAAGATTCGGTGAATACCATGGTACAGGCTACCTGCGAGCAGCTCGGCGAACCGAATATTCTGGTCAACAATGCCGCGCTTACCCCGATGGGGAAGAGCGTGCTGGACGTATCTCGAGAGCAGTGGCAGCGCAGCTTCTCCGTTAACGTTGATGGTATGTGGCACTGTTGCCGCGCGGTACTGCCGATGATGAAAGCCACCGGTGGTGGCAGCATCATCAATGTGGGCTCGGTGCACTCCTTCAAAATCGTACCGGACAGTTTCCCCTACGCGGTTACCAAGCACGCGGTGATCGGATTGACCCGCAACCTGGCGGTGGAATTCGGGCCGGACAATGTGCGTGTGAATGCGTTGTGCCCGGGCATGGTGGAAACCCCTAACGCCTTCAAAGCCTGGGAGCAGACCGAAGATCCAGCCGCAGCGCGTAAGGCGATTGCTGATGTACACCCGCTGCGCCGCAATGCCAGTGTCGAGGAAATTGCGCGTCCCGCATTGTTCCTGGCCAGCAGCGAATCAAGTTTCATGACTGGGCACAGTCTTGTTG includes these proteins:
- a CDS encoding Ig-like domain-containing protein, with product MKPRILKSVALIAPVVALMAGCKVDKGQDFIDNGDQPIVFSEDALNIVVDEDQGLINIDLLQGGTVGGDPLSSLSGVGVSQVSFAQDTIIWDPNAENNEQPMYGLPVPTIVEDGKQVTPFFLDGNQMIVDLDGFDERLISCSEFTAGESANPWPRPVHTYTITYNVINGGDPVTRTLNLTINGVKAQIEEIDVQNLSVRLGESVNASASFSPQTVCDQELRYEVNDESVATVDEAGTVTGVSVGEAELTVWNPDSNVSSTVTVAVDSNFRIGVTNAEGPRDALVKEIAACTYGGLHVESEPTLGEMLSGVYQYSWSTEEESLLTLLDLVPDADSENGEWAILQVGDGDKSPASNVAQDAEAVSVAYESGETTAAKEDIDSLSVAVSVVPNKACLKANNAGNASNWDHTFEHSFPGNGYNKYITGAFDQAVGDPIFGSSLRVTAEEDNTIAGVVKTNWTNGDAAFDMWGSYYGVGTRGHGVEFGVSMWVKLAQPREGVKVHFNLAPWHDSRNSLDNKAAGSFPNAAKTGSDFAAELAPTTAWQLVNLVNRNHTEDEADDSATYTIPTTWAIDGTANTTVMPFVYATGLTAGDQILFDDIAVIEK
- a CDS encoding mandelate racemase/muconate lactonizing enzyme family protein produces the protein MKIESVETLLGAVGTRNQLLVKVVTECGLVGWGESGLSNREHAVIGAVAHFAEFLRGRDPRQIGSIWQEIYRSQYFEGGRVLTAAMSAIDIALHDILGKALQVPVYQLLGGKQRDNIPCFACCYTEADPDRLDELVNEVTALINLGWTTIRVIPAGFDDPKLFDPRDSIARTARCLNELRKIIGPDITLGIDYHHRLSVAEAASFCQRMAPGTLDFLEEPIRNESPDAYATLRTMTTVPFAIGEEFSSKWAAMPFVEKGLTQYLRVDVCNIGGFSEAMKAAAMAEAHYIDVMPHNPLGPVCTAASNHFAAALPNFALMETHQGPFCTFGFHDPMLFPVQHKLDGTAFVLPDTPGLGVEVNEEAFRQSPPVAAEAPHLRRVDGSVTNW
- a CDS encoding SMP-30/gluconolactonase/LRE family protein translates to MSETPFIDVAAEVFDPRPCQLGEGPLWHPQRQTLYWVDLLNCRLMAKTQDGVEQAWDLGEMPSAIGWIDTEQLLVACESGLNLFNVESAEKTLLCALEPELPGNRSNDGRADPWGGFWIGTMGKNGEEGVGNLYRWYRGELRKLDSGLTVLNGLCFDRERRLAYYADSAASIVYSVSLDAQTGWPDSSRGVHLDLTADSLIPDGAVTDVAGNMWTSLWDGERTQCYSPEGVELGALKAPVIRTTCPAFGGRDFTDLYVTTAAVGLEDGPEAPIANGVTLVYRNAVKGQPEPAVIL
- a CDS encoding sugar porter family MFS transporter; protein product: MNNNSAASNVTKYALIAAFGGFVFGLDAANISGAVRFVSSQFELSSMQVGTLVGCAIVGVIIALFFTGTLCERFGRKKVLLAIAGTYSLSTLVSAFAVDYNMLVLGRFIGGVAFASITVSAMYIGEVAPADKRGKFVSVNQLLITLGSLLAFIVNYFLVKSMADISWIHNENVWRLMLGFELIPNIIWISLLLTIPESPRWLVTQGRDQEARAVFARVAPESQVSSLVNEVRGSIDEEGKTKTLDQLKTLFSKPMRLVVLIAVCYAVVQGATGMNAVLFYAPTVFEQVGMSVEDSFMQTIVLGLVAVVFTLVAITTVEKLGRRVLTLAGLTLIVVAHASTWYGFESARYTLDESAVATLEAQQVDTAPLAPYIGKTYENDVALKSDIAAAYSKKDVPLVSGPIINSTIEISAGFVLFGIFAFLAAFNMSIGPVMWVIFSEIFSNRVRSVALPFAALVQSISSYLIQQFFPWQLEHLGAANTFLNYGVVAFVGMLVMLMILPETKNKSIEQIEKDLVRPDPAGKAELAT
- a CDS encoding glucose 1-dehydrogenase, with product MTKRLQDQVAIVTGAADGIGSAIARLFASEGAKVCVADVNVERGLALVEELKETGQQAIFAETDIADEDSVNTMVQATCEQLGEPNILVNNAALTPMGKSVLDVSREQWQRSFSVNVDGMWHCCRAVLPMMKATGGGSIINVGSVHSFKIVPDSFPYAVTKHAVIGLTRNLAVEFGPDNVRVNALCPGMVETPNAFKAWEQTEDPAAARKAIADVHPLRRNASVEEIARPALFLASSESSFMTGHSLVVDGGRSVLYHD